TAAAGAATTTTCCAGAAGTGGTCAAAACAATATTGAAACCATTGCCCAAAAAAGATTATCCAGTTCTGGACACATTTTCATTTGTATCAGTGTGGTTACAGTATGTCATGGATAAAAGTATAGTGAGTATGAGAGATTTATTTCAAAGACTAAATAATCAAGGGATAGATTTAAAAATATCAAATTTTTCCAAGGCAAGTAAAAAGAGAGATACTCAAGTATTTTTGGAGATAATAACTGAATTAAACAATCAACTGAGAAAGAAAAAAGGAAAGGAAGAAACCCAAGCATTATTTCCTATAGATTCAACAATTATTACATTAACAAGTAAATTATTATGGAGTCAAGGATATCATCAAGTAAAACTATTTTGTGGGTTAGATAGTTTGACATCAGAAGTTGGTGGAATGGTGATTCATTTTGGGCAAGGACATGACCATAAATATGGACAAGAAACAGTAGAAGCAATTCCGTCAAAAGGAGTAGGGATAATGGATAGAGGATTTGCATCCTCCGAAAGAATATCTGAATTAAAACAACAAAAAAATAAAGCTTTTGTCTTAAGAATTAAAAATAATGTCACTTTAGAAATGCTAGAAAAT
The DNA window shown above is from Anabaena sp. WA102 and carries:
- a CDS encoding transposase, which produces MRLKNFPEVVKTILKPLPKKDYPVLDTFSFVSVWLQYVMDKSIVSMRDLFQRLNNQGIDLKISNFSKASKKRDTQVFLEIITELNNQLRKKKGKEETQALFPIDSTIITLTSKLLWSQGYHQVKLFCGLDSLTSEVGGMVIHFGQGHDHKYGQETVEAIPSKGVGIMDRGFASSERISELKQQKNKAFVLRIKNNVTLEMLENGNCKVGKDEREVEIRVVAFCDIETKSEFRLATNLLNEGEEQVSNQEIMEIYIQRWQIELLWKFLKMHLKLDRLMTKNENGIRIQIMCCLIAYLILQLIEIPQEFGKTLLDKLRYLQSYMCQEISYVHWFRKLIWIR